In one window of Photorhabdus laumondii subsp. laumondii DNA:
- the glk gene encoding glucokinase, translating to MNLYGLVADIGGTNARLALCNLENGVIERIETYSAKQHAGLESIISHYLAEQKTVVTYACIAIACPINGDWVEMTNHQWAFSISELKRTLGLEKLDVINDFTAVSMAIPMLTEEYKLQLGGGEAVKDKPIAVYGAGTGLGVAHLIKVDKQWVSLPGEGGHVDFAANSEEQDAILAVLRRKFGHVSVERILSGSGLVNLYQAIAILDHRQPEDLEPETVTQRALDKSCQYCHRALTLFCEIMGRFGGNLALNMGTFGGVYIAGGIVPRFLDFFRQSNFLHGFEDKGRFKPLVQQIPVYLITHPQPGLLGSGTYLRQQLSLID from the coding sequence ATGAATCTCTACGGACTTGTTGCTGATATTGGCGGCACTAATGCCAGATTAGCACTTTGCAATTTGGAAAATGGGGTTATTGAGCGGATCGAAACATATAGTGCAAAACAACACGCCGGATTAGAATCTATTATCAGTCACTATTTAGCAGAGCAAAAAACAGTAGTGACTTATGCATGTATTGCTATTGCTTGCCCGATAAACGGTGATTGGGTAGAAATGACCAATCACCAATGGGCATTTTCTATTAGTGAGCTGAAACGGACACTTGGGCTAGAAAAATTAGATGTGATCAATGACTTCACGGCTGTATCTATGGCTATTCCAATGCTGACAGAAGAATACAAGCTTCAATTAGGAGGAGGAGAAGCGGTTAAAGACAAACCGATAGCGGTTTACGGGGCAGGGACTGGCCTCGGTGTCGCTCATTTGATCAAGGTAGACAAGCAATGGGTAAGCTTACCGGGTGAAGGTGGTCATGTAGATTTTGCCGCGAATAGTGAAGAACAAGATGCAATATTGGCTGTTTTACGGCGTAAATTTGGGCATGTTTCAGTAGAAAGAATCTTGTCCGGTAGTGGATTGGTAAACCTTTATCAGGCCATTGCCATTTTGGATCATCGTCAGCCGGAAGATTTAGAACCAGAAACCGTGACGCAACGAGCATTGGATAAAAGTTGCCAATATTGCCATCGTGCTCTGACACTATTTTGTGAAATTATGGGGCGATTTGGCGGAAATTTAGCGTTAAATATGGGGACTTTTGGTGGTGTGTATATCGCTGGTGGTATAGTGCCGCGGTTTCTTGATTTCTTTAGGCAATCGAACTTTCTTCATGGATTTGAAGATAAAGGGCGCTTTAAACCGTTAGTACAACAGATTCCTGTTTATTTGATTACTCATCCACAACCAGGATTATTAGGTTCAGGTACCTATTTACGGCAACAGCTTTCACTTATTGATTAA